From a region of the Pseudanabaena sp. ABRG5-3 genome:
- a CDS encoding glycerate kinase — MIENQLIRIIELIGHGDRLSEQDFNLLKQDLLETNNRLQAIDSNNLVRLTASEIDTIINQRSRLLHRAYSEISQVITGKNIQLDHPSDVFTLLWHYWIPLAQNLGIQQQKLGRPLIQGLLGGQGTGKTTLGLILNILLKHLDKTLLSISLDDLYKTYADRQKLRERRPDLIWRGPPNTHDVDLGLQVLQQLRDRHPDQPQPIAIPRFDKSLHNGAGDRIDSEISYGADIVLFEGWFVGMRPLPISAFRNFVPPILSESDREFALECNANLYNYLPLWDYLDSLIVLVPEDYQYSLQWRLEAEHKLIASGKTGMSDREITQFVEYFWKALHPELFLPRLLGDHKTSDRLLGDPINFINGDHINRAHPPVDLAIEISRSHLPKRIYRP; from the coding sequence ATGATTGAAAATCAACTTATAAGAATTATTGAACTAATTGGGCATGGCGATCGCCTATCTGAGCAGGATTTTAATTTGCTCAAACAGGATTTACTGGAAACTAATAATCGCCTACAAGCCATAGATAGCAATAATTTAGTCAGGTTAACAGCTAGTGAAATTGACACGATTATTAATCAGCGATCACGCCTATTACATCGAGCTTACTCAGAAATTTCACAGGTTATTACAGGGAAAAATATCCAGCTAGATCATCCCTCGGATGTATTTACTCTGCTTTGGCATTACTGGATTCCTCTTGCTCAAAATCTTGGCATTCAGCAACAAAAACTAGGAAGACCATTGATTCAAGGTTTACTAGGAGGTCAGGGTACAGGCAAAACAACTTTAGGACTAATCTTAAATATCCTGCTAAAGCATCTTGACAAAACCTTGTTAAGTATTTCTCTTGATGATTTATATAAAACCTATGCCGATCGCCAAAAATTACGAGAGCGTCGTCCCGATCTAATTTGGCGTGGTCCCCCCAATACCCATGATGTGGATCTAGGGCTTCAGGTTTTGCAGCAATTGCGCGATCGCCATCCAGACCAGCCTCAACCAATTGCTATCCCCCGTTTTGACAAGTCTTTGCACAATGGTGCAGGCGATCGCATTGATTCTGAAATTTCCTATGGTGCAGATATTGTCTTGTTTGAGGGTTGGTTTGTGGGGATGCGCCCCTTGCCAATTTCAGCATTTCGCAATTTTGTCCCGCCCATTTTATCGGAGAGCGATCGCGAATTTGCCCTTGAATGTAACGCCAACTTATACAACTACCTGCCTCTCTGGGATTATCTCGATAGCTTAATTGTGCTTGTCCCTGAAGATTACCAATACAGCTTGCAATGGCGACTGGAAGCCGAACATAAATTAATTGCATCTGGCAAAACAGGCATGAGCGATCGCGAAATTACCCAATTTGTCGAATATTTCTGGAAGGCGCTACATCCTGAACTGTTTTTGCCCCGCCTGCTTGGAGACCACAAAACAAGCGATCGCCTTTTAGGAGATCCAATAAATTTCATAAATGGTGATCATATAAATAGAGCCCATCCACCCGTTGATTTAGCGATCGAAATATCGCGATCGCACCTACCAAAACGCATTTATCGTCCCTAA
- a CDS encoding P-II family nitrogen regulator, whose translation MKKVEAIIRPFKLDEVKIALVNAGVVGMTVSEVRGFGRQKGQTERYRGSEYTVEFLQKLKIEIVVEDDQVDMVVDKVITAARTGEIGDGKIFVSPVERIIRIRTGEKDLEAV comes from the coding sequence TTGAAAAAGGTTGAAGCAATCATTCGTCCATTCAAGCTTGACGAAGTCAAAATTGCTCTGGTAAATGCTGGCGTAGTCGGTATGACTGTATCAGAAGTGCGTGGTTTTGGTCGTCAAAAAGGACAAACAGAGCGCTATCGTGGCTCTGAGTATACAGTTGAGTTTCTACAAAAGCTCAAAATTGAGATTGTTGTAGAAGATGACCAAGTTGATATGGTAGTAGATAAAGTTATTACTGCCGCTCGTACTGGCGAAATTGGCGATGGTAAGATTTTCGTATCTCCTGTAGAGCGAATTATCCGAATTCGTACTGGTGAAAAGGATTTAGAAGCTGTCTAA
- a CDS encoding cytochrome b/b6 domain-containing protein — MRSPVMPKQALPTKIFHWVSLVSLFLMMTSGLQIYNANPVFGGRAGLHMPPIFGLGGWLAGGRHWHFAMMWIFVMNLLWYGVYVLLTRRWQHRYVSGKDVKALLVSQNVKRKNYAWHRVVYTLLIPILLLSIFTGVGMYKPAQFYWIVDSFGGWEALRITHFMAVPSTLILGFLHSQLGRKVGGDRLLDSMFWRNN; from the coding sequence ATGCGATCGCCTGTTATGCCAAAGCAAGCCTTACCTACGAAAATCTTTCACTGGGTAAGTTTAGTGAGTTTGTTTCTGATGATGACTAGCGGTTTACAGATCTACAATGCCAATCCTGTCTTTGGTGGGAGAGCTGGTCTTCACATGCCACCTATTTTTGGATTAGGAGGGTGGCTTGCAGGGGGAAGGCATTGGCACTTTGCGATGATGTGGATCTTTGTGATGAATTTATTGTGGTATGGCGTTTATGTTTTGCTGACACGCCGTTGGCAACATCGCTATGTCAGTGGCAAAGATGTCAAGGCGCTACTGGTTAGTCAAAATGTCAAACGCAAAAACTATGCTTGGCATCGGGTGGTTTATACCTTACTCATCCCCATTTTATTGCTATCGATCTTTACGGGTGTGGGGATGTATAAGCCTGCTCAGTTTTATTGGATTGTTGATAGCTTTGGCGGATGGGAGGCTTTGCGAATTACGCACTTTATGGCAGTACCTAGCACATTGATTTTAGGATTCCTCCATTCACAGTTGGGGCGCAAGGTCGGTGGCGATCGCTTATTAGATTCCATGTTTTGGAGGAATAATTAA
- a CDS encoding IS4 family transposase: MKEINLFREKLHEHLQWNGARLAFVSMFLIALMRVKTVNLTEIATGFSGKAKVESHYKRLQRFFREFEVDYESIALMVVKVMKIPEPWVISIDRTDWKFGKMVFNVLTLGVVHHGIAFPLVWMMLDKKGNSNTRERCELCNRFLEIFGDGKIDFLTADREFVGEEWFDYLLCDPSTRFRIRIRKNTLLDDGQKQLRADVCFQDLQVGQSKVLSKPRLVWQHWLYIAAMRLDDGDLLIVATAHDHNRAIADYAKRWAIETLFGCFKSRGFCLEATHIQHPERLSKLIALLTLALCWAFSSGLWLAQINPLKPKKHGRLPKSIFRLGFDFLRHFIFDLHLNSQAFFNSIKFLSCT; the protein is encoded by the coding sequence GTGAAAGAGATTAACCTATTTCGCGAAAAGTTGCATGAGCATCTGCAATGGAATGGAGCAAGACTAGCATTTGTATCGATGTTCTTGATTGCACTAATGCGAGTAAAGACAGTAAACCTAACCGAAATCGCTACAGGATTTAGTGGTAAAGCCAAAGTCGAATCGCACTATAAGCGGTTACAGAGATTTTTTCGAGAGTTTGAAGTGGACTATGAAAGCATCGCTTTAATGGTCGTCAAAGTGATGAAAATACCCGAACCATGGGTAATTTCCATCGACCGCACCGATTGGAAATTCGGCAAGATGGTGTTTAATGTGCTGACCTTGGGAGTAGTGCATCACGGTATCGCCTTCCCGTTGGTATGGATGATGCTGGACAAAAAAGGTAACTCGAACACCCGTGAACGATGTGAATTGTGTAATCGATTTCTGGAAATATTTGGAGACGGCAAAATCGACTTTTTGACCGCAGACCGTGAATTTGTGGGGGAAGAATGGTTTGATTACTTGCTTTGTGACCCATCTACCCGTTTTCGTATCCGTATTCGCAAAAACACCTTGCTTGATGATGGGCAGAAACAACTACGGGCTGATGTTTGTTTCCAAGATCTCCAAGTTGGTCAATCAAAAGTATTGTCCAAGCCCAGACTAGTTTGGCAACATTGGCTTTATATTGCGGCTATGCGTCTTGATGATGGTGATTTGTTAATTGTTGCCACTGCTCATGACCATAATAGGGCTATTGCTGACTATGCTAAGCGTTGGGCGATTGAGACTTTATTTGGGTGTTTTAAATCTCGTGGCTTTTGTTTGGAGGCTACTCACATTCAACACCCTGAACGCCTTTCTAAACTTATTGCTTTACTAACTCTGGCTTTATGTTGGGCTTTTTCTTCTGGGCTTTGGCTTGCTCAAATCAATCCCCTCAAACCTAAAAAACATGGTCGCTTACCTAAAAGTATTTTTCGTCTTGGTTTTGATTTCCTGCGTCACTTCATCTTTGACTTACATCTCAATTCCCAAGCCTTCTTTAACTCCATTAAATTTTTGTCCTGTACTTAG
- a CDS encoding molybdopterin-dependent oxidoreductase codes for MTQEPEQKSPNTELEIDDGTDTIPRRRFLNLAGAGLLTIGFGSLAEGVVGGISEPLNQQVESLIFQPQQPIPEFPITAIEPDKLIVNSFRGTPTINPDAYRLIIDGEVNNPISLSMSDLQKLPFVSMVIRHVCVEGWAAIVQWGGVRLRDLLAIAKPLPETKYVYFYSADGYYESWDLDSVLHPQTLMAYQKNGQHLAPENGAPLRLASPVKLGYKLSKWVTRIQLTSELGEKRGYWEDLGYEWYAGL; via the coding sequence ATGACCCAAGAACCTGAACAAAAATCTCCAAATACCGAACTAGAGATTGATGATGGTACTGATACTATTCCTCGTCGCCGCTTTTTGAATTTAGCAGGTGCGGGTTTGCTCACTATTGGATTTGGTAGCCTCGCGGAAGGTGTTGTGGGTGGAATATCAGAGCCGCTCAACCAACAAGTTGAGTCATTAATTTTTCAGCCACAGCAACCAATACCAGAGTTTCCCATTACGGCGATTGAACCCGATAAGTTAATTGTTAATAGTTTTCGGGGGACACCAACGATTAATCCTGATGCTTATCGGCTGATCATTGATGGTGAAGTCAATAATCCTATTAGCCTGAGTATGAGCGATTTGCAAAAATTGCCATTTGTCTCAATGGTGATTCGCCATGTATGTGTCGAGGGATGGGCAGCGATCGTGCAGTGGGGTGGAGTAAGGTTAAGAGATCTCTTAGCGATCGCGAAGCCATTACCTGAAACTAAATATGTCTATTTCTATTCGGCAGATGGCTACTACGAAAGTTGGGATCTTGACTCGGTGTTACATCCTCAAACCTTGATGGCATATCAAAAAAATGGACAGCACCTAGCACCAGAAAATGGTGCGCCGTTGCGTCTTGCTTCACCCGTCAAGCTTGGCTATAAGCTCAGTAAATGGGTAACGCGAATTCAGCTTACGAGCGAGCTAGGCGAAAAACGGGGCTATTGGGAAGATTTGGGCTATGAATGGTACGCAGGCTTGTAA
- the psbB gene encoding photosystem II chlorophyll-binding protein CP47 has translation MGLPWYRVHTVLLNDPGRLIATHLMHTALVAGWAGSMALYELAIFDPSDPVLNPMWRQGLFVMPFMTRIGITNSWGGWTITGGSTADPGFWSFEGVALAHIVLSGLLFLAAIWHWVNWDLELFRDPRTGEPALDLPKMFGIHLFLSGLLCFGFGAFHVTGLFGPGIWVSDAYGLNGHVAPVAPEWGPNGFNPFNAGGIAAHHIAAGIVGIIAGLFHLTVRPPERLYKALRMGNIETVLSSSIAAVFFAAFVVAGTMWYGSAATPIELYGPTRYQWDTNAFQQEISRRVQAGVNSGLSEQEAWATIPDKLAFYDYVGNSPAKGGLFRVGPMNNGDGIAQSWQGHPIFKDKEGRELSVRRLPNFFETFPVVLQDQDGVVRADIPFRRAESKYSVEQTGVTVSFFGGQLNGKTFTDAPSVKKYARQAQLGEIFEFDQEKNNSDGVFRTSPRGWFTFGHAVFALFFFFGHIWHGARTLFRDVFAGVDPELSEEQVEWGAFQKVGDKTTRAVEA, from the coding sequence ATGGGATTACCCTGGTATCGAGTGCATACAGTTCTCCTGAACGATCCAGGAAGACTGATTGCCACGCACCTGATGCACACTGCTCTTGTAGCAGGGTGGGCAGGCTCGATGGCACTTTACGAGCTAGCAATTTTTGACCCCAGTGACCCCGTCCTCAACCCCATGTGGCGGCAAGGTTTGTTTGTCATGCCTTTCATGACCCGTATTGGTATTACCAATTCTTGGGGCGGCTGGACAATCACAGGTGGCTCAACGGCTGACCCCGGCTTCTGGTCTTTTGAAGGTGTTGCACTTGCACACATCGTCCTCTCTGGTTTACTCTTCCTAGCTGCTATTTGGCATTGGGTAAACTGGGATCTCGAACTATTCAGAGATCCTCGCACAGGTGAGCCTGCTTTAGACTTGCCTAAAATGTTCGGTATTCACCTCTTCTTGTCTGGTTTACTCTGCTTTGGCTTCGGTGCATTTCACGTAACAGGACTATTTGGTCCTGGAATCTGGGTATCTGATGCCTATGGCTTGAATGGTCATGTTGCTCCTGTTGCTCCTGAATGGGGACCCAATGGATTTAACCCCTTCAATGCTGGTGGTATCGCTGCTCACCACATTGCCGCAGGTATCGTGGGCATCATTGCAGGTCTATTCCACTTGACCGTGCGTCCACCAGAGCGTCTTTACAAAGCGCTGCGTATGGGTAACATCGAAACCGTACTATCTAGCAGTATTGCGGCTGTATTCTTTGCAGCATTCGTTGTTGCTGGAACCATGTGGTATGGCTCTGCAGCTACCCCTATCGAGTTATATGGACCAACCCGCTATCAGTGGGATACTAACGCCTTCCAACAAGAAATCTCTCGCCGCGTCCAAGCTGGTGTTAACTCTGGCTTGAGTGAGCAAGAAGCTTGGGCAACCATCCCCGACAAACTTGCTTTCTATGACTACGTTGGTAACAGCCCTGCTAAAGGTGGTTTGTTCCGCGTTGGACCAATGAACAATGGTGATGGTATTGCTCAAAGCTGGCAAGGACATCCCATTTTCAAAGACAAGGAAGGTCGTGAACTCAGTGTTCGTCGTTTGCCTAACTTCTTTGAAACCTTCCCTGTAGTTCTCCAAGACCAAGATGGCGTTGTCAGAGCTGACATTCCTTTCCGTCGTGCTGAATCTAAGTACAGTGTTGAGCAAACTGGTGTAACTGTCTCCTTCTTCGGTGGTCAGTTAAATGGCAAAACCTTCACCGATGCACCTTCTGTGAAGAAATATGCTCGTCAAGCTCAGCTAGGCGAAATCTTTGAATTCGATCAAGAAAAGAATAATTCTGACGGTGTATTCCGTACTAGTCCTCGTGGTTGGTTTACCTTTGGACATGCAGTATTTGCATTGTTCTTCTTCTTTGGTCACATTTGGCATGGTGCTCGTACCTTGTTCCGCGATGTGTTTGCTGGTGTTGACCCAGAACTTAGCGAAGAGCAAGTTGAATGGGGCGCATTCCAAAAGGTTGGTGACAAAACTACTCGCGCTGTTGAGGCATAA